In the Nitrospira sp. genome, one interval contains:
- a CDS encoding single-stranded DNA-binding protein, with protein MDAHLSFDPTNTPPVADLNAVSVTGMLVQEPEFMVGAAGELVAIVVLAVEGRDQASAWGTTIRQTYFIHAWSVGPVAEWLATMPAGTRVRILGSLDYLYRSDAPTVAERVVLSIRIDELALHA; from the coding sequence ATGGATGCACATCTGAGTTTTGACCCGACCAATACCCCACCCGTGGCCGATCTCAACGCCGTCTCTGTGACCGGGATGCTGGTCCAGGAGCCGGAGTTTATGGTCGGAGCCGCCGGCGAACTCGTCGCGATCGTCGTGCTTGCCGTCGAAGGCAGGGATCAAGCGAGCGCCTGGGGCACCACGATTCGCCAGACCTATTTCATTCACGCCTGGAGCGTCGGTCCCGTCGCGGAGTGGTTGGCCACGATGCCCGCAGGAACGCGCGTCCGCATTTTGGGGTCGCTGGACTATCTCTATCGCAGCGATGCCCCGACCGTGGCAGAACGAGTTGTCCTCTCGATCCGCATTGACGAACTCGCATTACACGCGTGA
- a CDS encoding zinc ribbon domain-containing protein codes for MCRLRPREQWEKREIEDLRIVDQDLWQAVQTRLVSREKLFTHARQRTTHLLSGLLVCDECEGRLGIAAKDYYACRNHALLGTCQNDMRIHRETIEEIIVREFSKHLPQYIELLREAASQMKSKQANDRKETRAQLDTLRKEAETIMGAIGQGRLQGRALDEALATYQRLWSRAETLESEQVLKNEQEDVEVTTYDPKAIKAFVDDLPTALRTDVRVGREFLNETLKSVRVAKIGNGRPNCPVCKKSFPKLTVQHLRKHGLTFKEAYRRYPEVGFTKKARLSIQPSPEGIANTGEEYGLVVAGAGFEPTTFGL; via the coding sequence GTGTGCCGATTGCGCCCTCGCGAGCAATGGGAGAAACGAGAAATTGAAGACCTTCGGATCGTAGATCAAGATCTTTGGCAAGCTGTTCAGACACGACTTGTCTCGCGAGAAAAACTGTTCACACATGCTCGTCAGCGGACGACTCACCTGCTCTCTGGTCTTCTGGTTTGTGATGAGTGCGAAGGTCGGTTAGGAATTGCTGCCAAGGATTACTATGCCTGTCGTAACCATGCTCTGTTGGGTACATGCCAGAATGATATGAGGATACATAGAGAAACAATCGAAGAGATCATCGTTCGTGAATTTTCCAAGCATTTGCCCCAATACATTGAGCTGCTTCGGGAAGCGGCAAGTCAAATGAAGTCCAAACAGGCCAATGATCGTAAGGAGACGCGTGCTCAACTGGACACCTTGCGAAAGGAAGCCGAGACGATCATGGGCGCCATTGGCCAAGGTCGCCTCCAAGGCAGAGCTCTTGATGAGGCACTTGCCACTTACCAGCGTCTGTGGAGCCGTGCAGAGACATTGGAAAGTGAACAGGTTTTGAAAAATGAACAAGAGGACGTCGAAGTGACGACGTACGATCCGAAAGCGATCAAGGCGTTTGTCGACGATCTGCCCACTGCATTACGGACAGATGTGAGGGTAGGACGTGAATTCCTGAACGAGACGCTCAAGAGCGTCAGGGTTGCCAAGATCGGCAACGGGCGGCCCAATTGCCCGGTCTGTAAGAAGTCCTTTCCAAAACTGACCGTCCAGCACCTCCGCAAACACGGTTTAACCTTCAAAGAGGCCTATAGGCGCTATCCTGAGGTCGGATTTACAAAAAAGGCCCGGTTGAGCATTCAACCGAGCCCAGAGGGAATTGCGAACACTGGGGAGGAGTACGGTTTGGTGGTTGCGGGGGCCGGATTTGAACCGACGACCTTTGGGTTATGA
- a CDS encoding methionyl-tRNA formyltransferase: MRIVFMGTPDFAVPSLEALIKSGDEVVGVVTQPDRPKGRGQEVISSPVKVVCQREGIPVLQPLKMKDPAFLDALRQWAPDVIAVTAFGRILPPVILTLPPHGCINVHGSLLPKYRGAGPVQWAIIRGERETGITTMFMAEGMDTGDMLLRETVEIRPDDTAGTLAPRLAEVGGRLLVETLRRLKAGTLVPQPQDDTQATLAPLLKKEDGSIDWTMTAVDIANRARGLSPWPGAYTFVNGERWTLWRVQASDESSGAAPGTVTKVGKDRVEVATGRGTIHIMDIQPSNSRRMTMAQYLAGHRFAEGLRLQAVPPPAE, translated from the coding sequence ATGCGCATTGTATTCATGGGAACACCAGACTTTGCCGTGCCGTCCTTGGAGGCGTTGATCAAGTCGGGTGACGAAGTCGTTGGTGTCGTTACCCAGCCGGATCGGCCGAAGGGCCGTGGGCAGGAGGTGATTTCATCCCCGGTGAAAGTCGTCTGCCAGCGTGAGGGCATCCCTGTGTTACAGCCCCTCAAGATGAAGGATCCCGCGTTTCTGGACGCATTGCGCCAGTGGGCTCCGGATGTGATCGCGGTCACTGCCTTCGGTCGGATTTTGCCGCCGGTGATACTGACGCTTCCGCCGCATGGCTGTATCAACGTGCATGGGTCGTTGCTGCCAAAGTATCGCGGGGCGGGTCCCGTTCAATGGGCCATCATTCGAGGGGAGCGGGAAACCGGCATCACGACGATGTTCATGGCCGAGGGCATGGATACCGGCGACATGTTGTTGCGTGAAACGGTGGAAATTCGTCCGGATGACACGGCGGGTACGCTGGCTCCTCGACTGGCCGAGGTGGGAGGGCGGTTGCTGGTCGAGACCCTGCGCCGGCTGAAGGCGGGCACGCTGGTTCCTCAGCCGCAAGACGATACGCAGGCTACGCTGGCACCGTTGCTCAAAAAGGAAGATGGATCAATCGACTGGACGATGACGGCCGTCGATATTGCCAATCGCGCGCGTGGGTTGTCTCCCTGGCCTGGGGCCTATACCTTTGTGAACGGCGAGCGGTGGACTTTGTGGCGTGTTCAGGCCAGCGACGAGTCGAGCGGCGCCGCTCCGGGGACCGTGACGAAGGTGGGCAAAGACCGGGTTGAGGTCGCCACCGGTCGCGGGACGATTCACATCATGGACATTCAACCTTCCAACAGTCGGCGTATGACGATGGCGCAGTATCTGGCCGGACATCGGTTCGCAGAGGGCCTCCGCCTCCAAGCTGTCCCGCCGCCGGCGGAGTGA
- the rsmB gene encoding 16S rRNA (cytosine(967)-C(5))-methyltransferase RsmB has product MVSDPQPLQSVNAASAGRRAAMNALLAIEKAGLLSDDLFDDVSAAASLDQRDRGFMVELVRGVLRYRATLDWRLGLLSDRRIAKLPTLVQMVLRLGAYQVLYLDRVPDAAAVNESVRLIKQQSRRLGRDWSGFVNAVLRALLRSPEPTWPEVAQDPAFALSVRYSCPGWLAERWCRDWGVARAEALCRATVELPPLTLRVNTLKTSRTALLAELAAANVDASPTMISEVGIQLAHPTSVTDLPGFAAGHFYVEDEAGQLIPPLLDAQPGQRVLDACAAPGGKTTQVAALMHNRGTIVAVDRLASRLQLVTENCRRLGVNTVMPLVGDLRALIQGVTQSGAGRSAGAMSESALSRPFDRILLDAPCSGLGVLRRHPDGKWYKTPNDITQHRLLQRELLAETSRLLRPGGVLVYSTCSIEPEETESIIDEFCQSHREFQRESIAPWLPPAGLPFVTPRGDLSTMANMNRMDAFFAARVRRSE; this is encoded by the coding sequence ATGGTGTCTGACCCGCAACCACTCCAATCGGTTAATGCCGCGTCTGCGGGGCGTCGTGCCGCCATGAACGCGTTGCTGGCGATCGAGAAGGCCGGGCTGTTGAGCGACGACCTGTTCGATGACGTCTCTGCCGCTGCCTCGTTGGATCAGCGTGACCGGGGTTTCATGGTCGAACTGGTGCGTGGCGTCTTGCGGTATCGGGCGACGCTCGATTGGCGGTTGGGGCTGCTCTCGGATCGACGAATTGCGAAACTGCCCACGCTGGTGCAGATGGTGTTGCGCCTGGGGGCGTATCAAGTGTTGTATCTCGATCGCGTGCCGGACGCAGCCGCCGTCAACGAATCAGTCCGCTTGATCAAGCAACAGAGCCGTCGCCTTGGGCGCGATTGGAGTGGGTTTGTGAATGCGGTGCTCAGGGCTCTGCTCCGATCGCCTGAACCCACCTGGCCGGAGGTCGCGCAGGACCCGGCGTTCGCCCTCAGTGTCCGATATTCCTGTCCGGGCTGGTTGGCTGAACGATGGTGTCGTGACTGGGGCGTCGCACGGGCCGAGGCGCTGTGCCGCGCGACGGTCGAGCTGCCCCCACTGACCCTTCGTGTGAATACCCTGAAAACCTCTCGGACTGCGTTGTTGGCGGAACTGGCTGCGGCGAATGTCGATGCCAGCCCGACGATGATCAGCGAAGTGGGCATTCAACTGGCGCACCCCACCTCCGTGACCGATCTCCCCGGATTCGCCGCGGGCCATTTTTATGTCGAAGATGAAGCGGGTCAACTCATTCCGCCGCTCTTGGACGCACAGCCTGGGCAGCGGGTACTCGATGCCTGTGCGGCGCCGGGGGGAAAGACGACGCAGGTGGCGGCGCTGATGCACAATCGAGGCACTATCGTCGCGGTAGATCGGCTGGCCTCACGACTGCAGCTGGTCACGGAGAACTGTCGGCGCCTCGGTGTGAATACGGTCATGCCACTGGTGGGGGATCTGCGTGCGTTGATTCAAGGCGTGACGCAATCGGGAGCGGGGAGGTCGGCTGGTGCGATGTCCGAGTCGGCGCTCTCCCGGCCGTTTGACCGCATTCTGCTCGATGCACCCTGCAGCGGACTGGGAGTGTTACGGCGTCATCCTGACGGCAAATGGTACAAAACGCCGAATGACATTACGCAGCATCGACTGTTGCAGCGGGAGTTGCTTGCCGAGACGAGTCGTCTCTTGCGGCCTGGAGGGGTGTTGGTCTATAGTACCTGCTCGATTGAGCCTGAGGAAACCGAATCGATTATCGACGAGTTTTGTCAGTCTCATCGCGAGTTTCAGCGTGAGTCGATCGCGCCTTGGTTGCCCCCAGCCGGTCTGCCGTTCGTGACCCCTCGAGGGGACCTATCTACGATGGCGAACATGAACAGGATGGATGCGTTTTTTGCCGCTCGCGTGCGGAGGAGCGAATGA
- a CDS encoding ribulose-phosphate 3-epimerase, giving the protein MVGRTVRIAPSILSADFARLAEEVSRVEKAGADWLHIDVMDGHFVPNLTVGPPIVDALRKVTTLPLDVHLMMTNPDAFIAEFAEAGADYLTVHVEACPHLHRTVQSIKERGVKAGVTLNPATPAVALSEIVRDADLILIMSVNPGFGGQKFIPSSLEKIAEVRTLIDRTRSHALLEVDGGIKPDNADAILSAGADVLVAGSAVFSGGDYAAAITALRAGHEPAARTTRIAAAR; this is encoded by the coding sequence ATGGTCGGTCGGACCGTACGTATTGCCCCCTCTATTCTCTCGGCTGATTTTGCCCGTTTGGCCGAGGAGGTCTCGCGGGTGGAGAAGGCAGGGGCCGACTGGCTCCACATCGATGTGATGGACGGCCACTTTGTGCCAAACCTGACCGTCGGGCCTCCCATTGTGGACGCGCTGCGAAAAGTGACGACCCTGCCTTTGGACGTGCATCTCATGATGACAAATCCGGATGCGTTCATCGCCGAATTCGCCGAGGCAGGGGCGGACTATCTCACGGTTCATGTCGAGGCGTGCCCTCACCTGCATCGTACGGTCCAATCGATCAAGGAGCGGGGGGTGAAGGCCGGCGTCACGTTGAATCCCGCCACACCTGCCGTAGCCCTGTCGGAAATCGTTCGTGATGCCGATCTGATCCTCATCATGTCCGTGAATCCCGGCTTTGGCGGACAAAAGTTTATTCCGTCGTCGCTTGAGAAAATTGCCGAGGTGCGCACGTTGATCGACCGCACCCGTAGTCACGCACTCCTGGAGGTTGATGGCGGCATCAAGCCGGACAATGCCGACGCGATTCTTTCGGCAGGGGCAGACGTGTTGGTGGCGGGTTCCGCCGTATTTTCCGGTGGCGATTATGCGGCCGCCATTACGGCGTTGAGGGCCGGCCACGAACCTGCCGCTCGCACCACGAGGATTGCTGCTGCCCGATGA